The following coding sequences lie in one Burkholderia cepacia genomic window:
- the glnE gene encoding bifunctional [glutamate--ammonia ligase]-adenylyl-L-tyrosine phosphorylase/[glutamate--ammonia-ligase] adenylyltransferase gives MTDASALISTSYSRYLARAAAARPALAEQVAAWAAAPLGRAQLDARLTELLAMPAGTAAPNEEQLKRALRQLRAEAFGAVAERDLRGLADVAEVTGAMTDLAEVAVQRSLALLSAELEAMYGEPRGADGQRVVLGVVGMGKLGGRELNVSSDIDLIFVYEDDGETTGGTRSPLSTQEYFTRLGRRLIGVLSEVTADGYVFRVDMRLRPNGDSGPLVCSLGMLEEYFYVQGREWERYAWIKGRLVSQGDSDAAQRLESQLESIVKPFVYRRYLDFGVIGAIRSLHQQIRQEAARRASMRPDKADDIKLGRGGIREIEFSAQVFQLIRGGQDAEFRVRPTLAVLRHAQARGLIGEDVRARLSDAYNFLRTLEHRLQYRNDAQTHAMPVEPDERAALAASLGFADYAALMTVLDGHRTFVEAQFHQIFADKVSGAPCAAGDDTAAAWIWSGALADDGEDDALVARLDSLGFADPATVLARLRAIWQSSRYTGLPEKSRQRFDSVAQRALDAAPKIDAARRDDTIVRLFDLLETVSRRGVYLALLTEYPAALDRVLSVLGATRWGGGYLIRHPQLLDELLDDEAIASPFDWPVFKDALRARLAAADGPEQQMDLLRHAQHAEVFRILLIDLAGQLSVEHVSDRLSELADAVLDVTIEVVWSQLAKRHRDVPKFAVIAYGKLGGKELGYASDLDLIFLYDDPDERSADVYTTFTRRLITWLTTATGAGALFDIDLRLRPNGEAGLLVTDLDAFRRYQLREGDAANTAWVWEHQALTRARYSAGDAQIGEDFEAIRQQVLTTPRDGSVLAKEIVDMRGKVFAGHPNQTELFDLKHDRGGMVDIEFIVQYWVLLHASSDAELIRNTGNIALLREVARFGLMGEDEAERVGAAYRKYRKLQHKLRLDGMEKARVEPAVVADERAAVTALWERVFGAIETGV, from the coding sequence ATGACCGACGCTTCCGCCCTGATCAGCACGTCCTATTCCCGATACCTTGCCCGCGCGGCTGCCGCGCGGCCCGCGCTCGCCGAGCAGGTGGCCGCGTGGGCGGCCGCGCCGCTCGGCCGCGCGCAGCTCGACGCGCGCCTCACCGAATTGCTCGCGATGCCGGCCGGCACGGCCGCGCCGAACGAGGAGCAACTGAAGCGCGCACTGCGGCAACTGCGCGCCGAGGCGTTCGGCGCGGTCGCGGAGCGCGACCTGCGCGGGCTGGCCGACGTCGCCGAGGTGACGGGCGCGATGACCGATCTCGCCGAAGTGGCCGTGCAGCGCTCGCTCGCGCTGTTGTCGGCCGAACTCGAGGCGATGTACGGCGAGCCGCGCGGCGCCGACGGCCAGCGCGTCGTGCTCGGCGTGGTCGGGATGGGCAAGCTCGGTGGCCGCGAGCTGAACGTGTCGTCGGACATCGACCTGATCTTCGTCTACGAGGACGACGGCGAGACGACCGGCGGCACGCGTTCGCCGCTGTCCACGCAGGAATACTTCACGCGGCTCGGCCGGCGCCTGATCGGCGTGCTGTCCGAGGTCACGGCCGACGGCTACGTGTTTCGCGTCGACATGCGGCTGCGCCCGAACGGCGATTCGGGGCCGCTCGTGTGCAGCCTCGGGATGCTCGAGGAGTATTTCTACGTGCAGGGGCGCGAGTGGGAGCGCTATGCGTGGATCAAGGGGCGGCTCGTGTCGCAAGGCGACAGCGACGCCGCGCAGCGGCTCGAGTCGCAGCTCGAGTCGATCGTCAAGCCGTTCGTCTACCGCCGCTATCTTGATTTCGGCGTGATCGGCGCGATCCGGTCGCTGCACCAGCAGATCCGGCAGGAAGCCGCGCGTCGCGCGTCGATGCGGCCCGACAAGGCCGACGACATCAAGCTCGGGCGCGGCGGGATCCGCGAGATCGAGTTCAGCGCGCAGGTGTTCCAGCTGATCCGCGGCGGCCAGGATGCCGAATTCCGCGTGCGGCCGACGCTCGCGGTGCTGCGTCATGCGCAGGCGCGCGGGCTGATCGGCGAGGACGTGCGTGCGCGCCTGTCCGATGCTTACAACTTCCTGCGCACGCTCGAGCACCGGCTGCAGTACCGCAACGACGCGCAGACGCACGCGATGCCGGTCGAACCGGATGAACGCGCGGCGCTGGCTGCGTCGCTCGGGTTTGCCGACTATGCGGCGCTGATGACGGTGCTGGACGGCCACCGGACCTTCGTCGAGGCGCAGTTCCACCAGATTTTCGCCGACAAGGTGAGCGGTGCCCCGTGTGCGGCCGGCGACGACACGGCAGCCGCGTGGATCTGGAGCGGCGCGCTGGCCGACGATGGCGAGGACGACGCGCTGGTCGCGCGCCTCGACAGCCTGGGCTTTGCCGATCCGGCCACCGTGCTCGCACGGCTGCGCGCGATCTGGCAATCGTCGCGCTATACGGGATTGCCGGAAAAGAGCCGGCAGCGCTTCGACAGCGTCGCGCAGCGGGCGCTCGACGCCGCGCCGAAGATCGATGCCGCGCGCCGCGACGACACGATCGTGCGCCTGTTCGACCTGCTCGAGACGGTCAGCCGGCGCGGCGTCTATCTCGCGCTGCTGACCGAATATCCGGCTGCGCTCGACCGCGTGCTGTCGGTGCTCGGCGCGACGCGCTGGGGCGGCGGCTACCTGATCCGTCACCCGCAGCTGCTCGACGAACTGCTCGACGACGAGGCGATCGCGAGCCCGTTCGACTGGCCCGTGTTCAAGGACGCGCTGCGCGCGCGCCTCGCGGCGGCCGACGGCCCCGAGCAGCAGATGGACCTGCTGCGCCATGCACAGCACGCGGAAGTGTTCCGGATCCTGCTGATCGACCTGGCCGGGCAGTTGTCGGTCGAGCATGTGAGCGACCGGTTGTCCGAGCTGGCCGACGCGGTGCTCGACGTGACGATCGAAGTCGTCTGGTCGCAGCTTGCGAAGCGCCATCGCGACGTGCCGAAGTTCGCGGTGATCGCATACGGCAAGCTGGGCGGCAAGGAGCTCGGCTACGCATCGGATCTCGACCTGATCTTCCTGTACGACGACCCCGACGAGCGCTCGGCGGATGTCTACACGACCTTCACGCGGCGGCTTATCACCTGGCTCACGACCGCGACCGGTGCCGGCGCGCTGTTCGACATCGACCTGCGGCTGCGGCCGAACGGCGAGGCCGGGCTGCTTGTCACCGATCTCGATGCGTTCCGCCGCTACCAGCTGCGCGAGGGCGACGCCGCGAACACGGCGTGGGTGTGGGAGCACCAGGCGCTGACGCGCGCCCGCTACAGCGCGGGCGATGCGCAGATCGGCGAGGATTTCGAGGCGATCCGCCAGCAGGTGCTGACGACGCCGCGCGACGGCAGTGTGCTCGCGAAGGAGATCGTCGACATGCGCGGCAAGGTGTTTGCCGGCCATCCGAACCAGACCGAGCTGTTCGACCTGAAGCACGATCGCGGCGGGATGGTCGACATCGAGTTCATCGTCCAGTACTGGGTGCTGCTGCATGCGTCGAGCGACGCCGAGCTGATCCGTAACACGGGCAACATCGCGCTGCTGCGCGAGGTCGCGCGCTTCGGGCTGATGGGGGAGGACGAGGCCGAGCGCGTCGGCGCCGCGTACCGCAAGTACCGGAAGCTGCAGCACAAGCTGCGGCTCGACGGGATGGAGAAGGCGCGCGTCGAGCCGGCCGTGGTGGCCGACGAGCGGGCGGCGGTGACGGCGCTGTGGGAGCGGGTGTTCGGCGCGATTGAAACGGGCGTTTGA
- the recN gene encoding DNA repair protein RecN gives MLRHLSIRDFVIVAALDLEFDSGFSVFSGETGAGKSILIDALALALGERADASVVRTGCGRADITAEFTPHDRVARWLDEHAFDTEDTVMLRRVIDANGRSRAFINGTSATLAQLRELGEMLVDIHGQHAHQLLMRPDAQRELFDTHAGLVADAANVARAWRVWRDATQAIDAAKAHERELQLEREKLAWQLAELDKLAPQPGEWDEVSNEHKRLSHSANLIEGVRSALNALSESDDAMLAQLGAIVSKLRSLADYDTTLGDALASLEPAEIQLQEAVYSLSHYAQRVDLDPERLAQVETRLDALHSTARKFRLPPDTLHEEHAARRAQLAALDAAADLGALEATQAKAREAYLADARHLSKARAQAAKVLGTAVTAGMQELSMAGGSFEVALAPLADGGPHGLEQVEFRVAGHPGVPLRPLAKVASGGELARISLALAVIASAASPTPTLIFDEVDTGIGGGVAEVVGRLLHQLGRDRQVLCVTHLPQVAARGDHHFQVAKGSDDRGGTVSTVVALDRANRIEEVARMLGGLEITATTRKHAKEMLAA, from the coding sequence ATGCTCCGCCACCTCTCGATCCGCGACTTCGTCATCGTCGCCGCGCTCGATCTCGAATTCGACAGCGGCTTTTCCGTCTTTTCCGGCGAAACCGGCGCCGGAAAATCGATCCTGATCGACGCCCTTGCCCTCGCGCTCGGCGAACGCGCCGACGCGAGCGTCGTGCGCACCGGCTGCGGCCGCGCCGACATCACGGCCGAATTCACGCCGCACGACCGCGTCGCGCGCTGGCTCGACGAACACGCGTTCGACACCGAGGACACCGTGATGCTGCGCCGGGTGATCGACGCAAACGGCCGTTCGCGCGCGTTCATCAACGGCACCAGCGCGACGCTCGCGCAGCTGCGCGAACTCGGCGAGATGCTCGTCGACATCCATGGCCAGCACGCACACCAGCTGCTGATGCGTCCCGACGCGCAGCGCGAGCTGTTCGACACGCACGCGGGGCTCGTCGCCGATGCGGCGAACGTCGCACGTGCCTGGCGCGTGTGGCGCGACGCGACGCAGGCGATCGACGCCGCGAAGGCGCACGAGCGCGAGCTGCAACTCGAACGCGAAAAGCTCGCGTGGCAGCTCGCCGAGCTCGACAAGCTCGCGCCACAACCCGGCGAATGGGACGAAGTCAGCAACGAGCACAAGCGGCTGTCGCATTCGGCGAACCTGATCGAAGGCGTGCGCAGCGCGCTCAACGCGCTGTCCGAGTCCGACGACGCGATGCTCGCGCAACTCGGCGCGATCGTGTCGAAACTGCGCAGCCTGGCCGACTACGACACCACGCTCGGCGACGCGCTCGCGTCGCTCGAACCGGCCGAGATCCAGCTGCAGGAAGCCGTCTATTCGCTGTCGCACTACGCGCAGCGCGTCGATCTCGATCCCGAGCGGCTCGCGCAGGTCGAGACGCGCCTCGATGCGCTGCACTCGACCGCCCGCAAGTTCCGGCTGCCGCCCGACACGCTGCACGAGGAACATGCGGCGCGCCGCGCGCAGCTCGCCGCGCTCGACGCGGCCGCCGATCTCGGCGCGCTCGAGGCGACGCAGGCCAAGGCGCGCGAAGCCTATCTCGCCGACGCCCGGCACCTGTCCAAGGCGCGCGCGCAGGCCGCGAAGGTGCTCGGCACGGCCGTCACGGCCGGCATGCAGGAATTGTCGATGGCGGGCGGCAGCTTCGAAGTCGCGCTCGCGCCGCTCGCCGACGGCGGTCCGCACGGGCTCGAACAGGTCGAATTCCGCGTCGCCGGGCACCCGGGCGTGCCGCTGCGACCGCTTGCGAAGGTTGCGTCGGGCGGCGAACTCGCGCGGATCAGCCTCGCGCTCGCGGTCATTGCCAGCGCGGCAAGCCCGACGCCGACGTTGATCTTCGACGAAGTCGATACGGGGATCGGCGGCGGCGTCGCCGAAGTGGTCGGCCGCCTGCTGCACCAGCTCGGGCGCGACCGCCAGGTGCTGTGCGTGACGCACCTGCCGCAGGTCGCCGCACGCGGCGACCATCACTTCCAGGTCGCGAAGGGCAGCGACGATCGCGGCGGCACGGTGTCGACGGTCGTCGCGCTCGACCGCGCCAACCGGATCGAGGAAGTCGCGCGGATGCTCGGCGGGCTCGAGATCACGGCCACGACGCGCAAGCACGCGAAGGAAATGCTGGCGGCCTGA
- a CDS encoding NAD kinase, with product MKTGNQFNTVALVGRSNTPVIAEPLATLAASLAKLGFEVVFEGDTAREIGITGYPALTPAEIGARADVAVVLGGDGTMLGIGRQLAPYRTPLIGINHGRLGFITDIAAADMHTLVPVLLSGKFEREERALLEARIMRDGEPIYHALAFNDVVVNRSGFSGMVELRASVDGRYMYNQRSDGLIVATPTGSTAYALSSAGPILHPQLAGIVLVPIAPHALSNRPIVLPDDSKIAIQIVGGRDVNVNFDMQSFTSLELNDTIEVRRSKHTVPFLHPIGYSYYATLRKKLHWNEHASNEDDKAS from the coding sequence ATGAAAACCGGTAATCAGTTCAATACTGTCGCGCTCGTCGGCCGGAGCAACACGCCCGTGATCGCCGAGCCGCTCGCCACGCTGGCTGCCAGCCTCGCGAAGCTCGGCTTCGAGGTCGTGTTCGAAGGCGATACCGCGCGCGAGATCGGCATCACCGGCTACCCGGCGCTCACCCCGGCCGAAATCGGGGCGCGTGCGGACGTGGCGGTCGTGCTCGGCGGCGACGGCACGATGCTCGGCATCGGCCGCCAGCTGGCGCCGTACCGGACACCGCTGATCGGGATCAACCACGGGCGGCTCGGCTTCATCACGGACATCGCGGCCGCCGACATGCACACGCTCGTCCCGGTGCTGCTGTCCGGCAAGTTCGAGCGCGAGGAGCGCGCGCTGCTCGAGGCGCGGATCATGCGCGACGGCGAACCGATCTACCACGCACTCGCGTTCAACGACGTCGTCGTGAACCGCAGCGGCTTCTCCGGGATGGTCGAGCTGCGCGCGTCGGTCGATGGCCGGTACATGTACAACCAGCGTTCGGACGGCCTGATCGTCGCGACGCCGACCGGCTCGACCGCCTACGCGCTGTCGTCGGCCGGCCCGATCCTCCATCCGCAGCTGGCGGGCATCGTGCTCGTGCCGATCGCGCCGCACGCGCTGTCGAACCGGCCGATCGTGCTGCCCGACGATTCGAAAATCGCGATCCAGATCGTTGGCGGGCGTGACGTCAACGTAAACTTCGACATGCAGTCGTTCACGTCACTCGAACTGAACGATACGATCGAGGTGCGCCGCTCGAAGCACACGGTGCCGTTCCTGCACCCGATCGGCTACAGCTACTACGCGACGCTGCGCAAGAAGCTGCACTGGAACGAACACGCCTCGAACGAAGACGACAAGGCGTCCTGA
- the hrcA gene encoding heat-inducible transcriptional repressor HrcA, with protein MLDPRARTLLKTLIERYIADGQPVGSRTLSRYSGLELSPATIRNVMSDLEELGLVSSPHTSAGRVPTPRGYRLFVDTMLTVETPIDAEAVARQVQNTLQAGEPQQRVVAAAASVLSNLSQFAGVVLTPRRSHVFKQIEFMRLSDKRILLIIVTPEGDVQNRMLATPRDYSPSQLTEASNYINAHFAGLSFDEVRRRLRDEIDQLRGDMTTLMHAAVTASTEVPDTEDTVLISGERNLLEVADLSSDMARLRKLFDVFDQKTGLLQLLDVSSHAQGVQIFIGGESTLVPIEEMSVVTAPYEVNGQIVGTLGVIGPTRMAYNRVIPIVDITARLLSLTLSQQ; from the coding sequence ATGCTAGATCCTCGCGCACGAACCCTCCTGAAAACCCTGATCGAACGGTATATCGCCGACGGTCAGCCAGTCGGATCGCGCACGTTGTCCCGTTACTCCGGGCTCGAGCTGAGCCCGGCGACGATCCGCAACGTGATGTCCGACCTGGAGGAGCTCGGCCTCGTGTCGAGCCCGCACACGTCGGCCGGCCGCGTGCCGACGCCGCGCGGCTACCGGCTGTTCGTCGACACGATGCTGACGGTCGAGACGCCGATCGACGCCGAGGCCGTCGCGCGGCAGGTACAGAACACGCTGCAGGCCGGCGAGCCACAGCAGAGGGTGGTCGCGGCCGCCGCGAGCGTGCTGTCCAACCTGTCGCAGTTCGCGGGCGTCGTGCTGACGCCGCGCCGCAGCCACGTGTTCAAGCAGATCGAGTTCATGCGCCTTTCCGACAAGCGCATCCTGCTGATCATCGTCACGCCCGAGGGCGACGTGCAGAACCGGATGCTCGCCACGCCGCGCGACTATTCGCCGTCGCAGCTGACCGAGGCGTCCAACTACATCAACGCGCATTTCGCCGGCTTGTCGTTCGACGAGGTGCGCCGCCGCCTGCGCGACGAGATCGACCAGTTGCGCGGCGACATGACCACGCTGATGCACGCGGCCGTGACGGCCAGTACCGAGGTGCCCGACACCGAGGACACCGTGCTGATTTCCGGTGAGCGCAACCTGCTCGAAGTGGCGGATCTTTCGTCCGACATGGCGCGGCTGCGCAAGCTGTTCGACGTGTTCGACCAAAAGACGGGCCTCCTGCAACTGCTCGACGTGTCGAGCCACGCCCAGGGCGTGCAGATCTTCATCGGCGGAGAATCGACGCTCGTGCCGATCGAGGAAATGAGCGTCGTCACCGCGCCGTACGAGGTAAACGGGCAGATCGTCGGCACGCTCGGCGTGATCGGCCCGACCCGCATGGCGTACAACCGCGTGATACCGATCGTCGACATCACCGCGCGCCTACTGTCGCTCACGCTGAGCCAGCAATAG